A single genomic interval of Nostoc commune NIES-4072 harbors:
- a CDS encoding adenylate/guanylate cyclase domain-containing protein, which yields MEQVITAMADALFITNNIGRIKKVNRAAQELFGFSEEELINKPISLIIDDEQVLIKAIHQHSFYQKNLQNLEVVCRTKTREKRLIAFSCSVIPKKIKGLEEIVYIGRDITARQQREQRTSAQYAITRLLSESQTVKQVIPKILQSICQNLGWDLGELWAPSQYIGTSVQGDSLNAVLRCVEIWSSRVISVREFKAITWQTTYIPGVGLPGRIWIRRLPLWIQDITEDGDQRRSQPAAEAGLHAAFGFPILDDSEILGVMVFFSRDIQPKDKELLQMVGSIGSQIAQFIKRKQAEDALVESEERYRDLFENANDLIQCVNAYGRFLYVNRAWQEALGYSESEIVNMNVFDIIHPEFKQDCLQRFYRVLSGEKIGQVKAAFVTKGGQTIFLEGNINCKFVEGYPVATRGIFRNITQRLAAEEALRHQQEETERLLLNISPGAIPKPLNEVANIVEDVADVTVLFADIVSFTEIAASMSAIQLLNLLNSIFSTFDRLTEQHGLERIKTIGDAYMVVGGLPTRRRDHAQAIAQMALQMQTAIALFNTENNQNFSIRIGIHTGSVATRVIEFKEITYNLWGDTVNIAYCMESQGIVGKIQVTEDTYKSLCNEFLFEKRGEIEVQGKGKMTTYLLIGRKE from the coding sequence ATGGAACAAGTAATTACTGCAATGGCAGATGCTTTGTTTATAACTAATAATATAGGAAGAATAAAAAAAGTAAATCGTGCAGCTCAAGAATTATTTGGTTTTAGTGAAGAAGAATTAATCAATAAACCAATATCATTAATAATTGATGATGAGCAAGTTTTAATAAAAGCCATTCACCAGCATTCTTTCTATCAGAAAAATCTTCAAAATTTAGAGGTAGTTTGCCGAACTAAGACTAGAGAAAAGCGGTTGATTGCTTTTTCTTGTTCAGTAATTCCGAAAAAAATAAAAGGATTAGAAGAGATTGTCTACATTGGTCGGGATATTACTGCTCGGCAGCAACGGGAACAACGGACAAGTGCCCAGTATGCTATCACTCGTCTATTATCAGAATCACAAACTGTAAAACAGGTAATTCCGAAAATTTTACAGTCGATTTGTCAAAACTTAGGATGGGATTTAGGCGAACTTTGGGCACCAAGTCAATATATTGGCACTTCGGTACAAGGAGATAGCCTTAATGCAGTATTAAGGTGTGTGGAAATTTGGTCAAGTCGAGTAATTTCTGTGCGAGAGTTTAAAGCAATCACCTGGCAAACTACATATATACCCGGTGTTGGCTTACCTGGTCGAATTTGGATCAGACGTTTGCCTTTGTGGATTCAAGATATCACAGAAGATGGAGACCAAAGGCGATCGCAACCTGCTGCTGAGGCTGGATTACACGCAGCTTTTGGCTTCCCCATCTTAGACGATAGTGAAATCTTAGGAGTGATGGTTTTCTTTAGCCGGGATATACAACCAAAAGATAAAGAGTTATTGCAAATGGTGGGTTCTATTGGTAGTCAAATCGCCCAGTTTATCAAACGTAAACAAGCAGAAGATGCTCTTGTAGAAAGTGAAGAACGATATCGAGATTTATTTGAAAATGCTAATGATTTGATTCAATGTGTTAATGCTTATGGTCGTTTTTTATATGTCAATCGTGCATGGCAAGAAGCTTTGGGATATAGCGAATCTGAAATTGTGAATATGAATGTTTTCGATATTATACATCCAGAGTTTAAACAAGACTGTTTGCAAAGGTTTTATCGGGTGCTGTCAGGAGAAAAGATCGGGCAAGTAAAAGCTGCATTCGTTACTAAAGGCGGTCAAACAATTTTTCTAGAAGGTAATATTAACTGTAAATTTGTCGAAGGTTATCCAGTTGCGACTCGTGGCATTTTTCGCAATATTACCCAGCGACTAGCAGCAGAAGAAGCGCTGCGCCATCAGCAGGAAGAAACCGAACGTTTATTGTTAAATATTTCGCCAGGAGCAATCCCTAAACCTTTAAATGAAGTAGCTAACATTGTCGAAGACGTTGCTGATGTCACAGTTTTATTTGCAGATATTGTCAGCTTTACCGAAATTGCTGCTTCTATGAGTGCAATTCAACTGCTAAACTTACTTAACTCGATTTTCTCAACTTTTGATCGCCTCACCGAACAACATGGTTTAGAGAGGATTAAAACCATTGGCGATGCTTATATGGTAGTTGGTGGTTTGCCCACACGCCGCCGGGATCATGCTCAAGCGATCGCTCAAATGGCACTCCAGATGCAAACTGCGATCGCTCTATTTAATACTGAGAATAACCAAAACTTTAGCATCCGTATCGGCATCCATACTGGTTCCGTAGCTACGAGAGTAATTGAATTCAAAGAAATTACGTATAATCTCTGGGGAGACACAGTAAACATCGCCTACTGCATGGAATCCCAAGGTATTGTTGGTAAAATCCAAGTTACAGAAGATACTTATAAATCTTTGTGTAATGAATTTTTATTTGAAAAGCGCGGCGAAATCGAAGTTCAAGGCAAAGGGAAAATGACCACTTATTTGTTGATTGGACGCAAGGAATGA
- a CDS encoding VOC family protein, whose translation MQITQSLHTAILVTDLERSEHFYGKVLGLSKIDRSLKYAGAWYQVGNYQIHLIVAPTVPTENPNEKWGRNPHVAFSVVNLDAAKQDLLNHNYPIQPSASGRPALFTQDPDGNIIELSQQ comes from the coding sequence ATGCAGATTACCCAAAGTCTCCATACAGCAATTCTCGTGACTGACTTAGAACGCTCTGAACATTTTTATGGCAAAGTATTGGGATTATCCAAAATAGATCGTTCCCTAAAATACGCTGGTGCATGGTATCAAGTCGGCAACTATCAAATTCACCTGATAGTTGCACCTACTGTTCCCACCGAAAACCCAAACGAAAAATGGGGACGCAACCCTCACGTAGCTTTCTCAGTCGTTAATTTGGACGCTGCCAAACAAGACTTGCTCAATCATAATTATCCTATTCAACCCAGCGCTTCTGGTCGCCCTGCCCTATTCACCCAAGATCCTGATGGAAATATTATCGAGTTGAGTCAACAGTGA
- a CDS encoding recombinase family protein gives MKIIAYSYTNPLLESSPDQGDWGWEVDRVYEDLGKPESSGHATRESYGHATRTQLQQLFTDCETEPADYLLIRRLEELGDTVEEISDRLHQLEVMGVAIIATEQPYTSENYPLGADLLNLLHAIQRQQRSRRIRQGHARNRLEVAPPPGKVPYGYRRGKGKYTVDRSTSPVVKDFFEHFLLYGSLRGSVRYLAKKYGKKISVTTGRRWLTNPVYRGNTAYQNGEIISNTHIPIISKEEAAQVDRLLRRNSRLPPRTASARRSLAGLVVCAQCQSHLTVTRVTQRNQDKEYLYLRSTSCPQRPKCKAIPYQEVLEHTIETVCRDLPLAVAGMNFPQLDAVKNSLGQAIARQQEILAQLPALIETGILDVETAKLRAYKLRTEISALEAKLATLPPVNLRSVAQAVSIPQFWLDLSETERRFYFREFIRQIDITVENKELKLQVIFIF, from the coding sequence ATGAAAATAATTGCCTACTCTTACACCAATCCTCTACTAGAATCTTCTCCCGATCAAGGTGACTGGGGATGGGAGGTGGATCGGGTTTATGAAGATTTGGGTAAGCCAGAGTCTTCTGGACACGCTACGCGAGAGTCCTACGGACACGCTACGCGAACGCAATTACAACAATTATTTACCGATTGCGAAACTGAACCAGCAGATTATCTGTTGATTCGTCGGTTGGAAGAATTAGGAGATACTGTAGAGGAAATTAGCGATCGCTTACATCAACTTGAAGTAATGGGAGTAGCAATAATTGCCACAGAACAACCCTATACTTCCGAAAATTATCCTCTGGGCGCTGACTTGCTAAATTTGCTACACGCAATCCAACGTCAGCAACGTAGCCGTCGCATCCGTCAAGGACACGCCCGTAATCGTCTTGAGGTTGCGCCGCCACCAGGCAAAGTTCCTTACGGTTATCGCAGAGGTAAGGGGAAATATACTGTTGATCGCAGTACTTCACCAGTAGTCAAAGATTTTTTTGAACACTTTTTACTCTATGGTTCCCTGCGAGGTTCAGTTCGTTACTTGGCGAAAAAATACGGCAAAAAAATCTCTGTCACCACAGGAAGACGCTGGCTAACTAATCCAGTTTATCGCGGCAATACAGCTTACCAAAATGGTGAAATTATCTCTAATACCCATATTCCGATAATTTCTAAGGAAGAAGCTGCCCAAGTTGACCGACTTTTGCGCCGTAACAGCCGTTTACCACCCCGAACTGCTAGTGCTAGGCGCTCTTTAGCTGGGTTGGTTGTCTGTGCTCAGTGTCAGTCACATCTAACAGTTACTCGTGTTACCCAACGCAACCAAGATAAAGAGTATCTTTATTTACGTTCTACTAGCTGTCCGCAACGCCCCAAGTGTAAGGCTATTCCCTACCAAGAGGTTTTAGAACATACAATTGAAACCGTTTGCCGTGACTTACCCTTAGCTGTTGCGGGGATGAATTTTCCCCAGTTGGATGCAGTTAAGAATAGTTTAGGACAAGCGATCGCTCGTCAGCAAGAAATACTTGCTCAGTTACCCGCGTTAATTGAAACTGGAATTTTAGATGTTGAAACAGCAAAGTTAAGGGCTTACAAACTCCGCACAGAAATTTCTGCACTCGAAGCAAAGTTGGCGACTCTTCCTCCAGTTAACTTGCGTTCTGTTGCTCAAGCTGTTTCAATACCACAATTTTGGTTAGATTTGTCGGAAACAGAGCGACGATTTTACTTTCGAGAGTTTATCAGGCAAATTGACATTACTGTTGAGAATAAAGAATTAAAACTCCAAGTTATTTTTATTTTTTAA
- a CDS encoding ArnT family glycosyltransferase produces the protein MQEGSFIWSHLEKQHRTVGRWIDWVWLMILLLAAVLLFSINLGGLPLRDWDEGTVAQVAREIWHAPAGSMHWLYPTLGGEPYHNKPPLMHLLIAWAYSLGGENELTTRLPGAILTATSVPLLYCIAREIFRQRWAAIYSALIYLTMLPVVRHGRLAMLDGAMVSFLMVMMLCVLRSRRDLRYCLGVGISFGLICLTQGLLGVLLGAIAIVFLFWDTPRLLTCYYLWIAIFIGILPVATWYSAQLIHYGYTFAQVGLVNPSLGRIGSFVEGNPEPPWYYVIELFKYTWPWLLFLPQTIRLTWENRNLSWAKLVMAWSGVYLLVISFMITKVPWYLFPIYPSLALAFGIQLSDTENSPLLSSYPRAWVAGLAILAVAASAGSIYFSWGTTPKTDLQLIFVAVALTMTLAAILAERGDGQFLKILFWGSYISLLLLMKSNYWVWELSEAYPVKPVAAMIVRANPATRKIYTSFPYHRPSLDFYSDRTIIPASVGELEYYWHYNGQPYFLLHASAFNNLELESMKLVDEAEGWKLVTKDTNRL, from the coding sequence ATGCAAGAAGGAAGCTTTATTTGGAGTCATCTAGAAAAACAACATCGCACGGTTGGCAGATGGATTGATTGGGTATGGCTAATGATATTGCTATTGGCAGCAGTGTTACTATTTAGCATCAATCTGGGAGGATTGCCGTTGCGAGATTGGGATGAAGGGACTGTGGCCCAGGTTGCTCGTGAAATTTGGCACGCTCCAGCAGGTTCAATGCATTGGCTTTATCCAACACTAGGAGGCGAACCATATCATAACAAGCCGCCTTTGATGCATTTGCTAATTGCTTGGGCTTATTCTCTAGGAGGCGAAAATGAGTTGACAACACGCCTGCCTGGAGCAATTTTAACAGCCACATCTGTACCTTTACTGTATTGCATTGCTAGAGAGATATTTCGCCAACGTTGGGCTGCTATTTATAGCGCCTTAATTTATCTAACAATGCTACCTGTGGTGCGTCATGGGCGGCTGGCAATGTTGGATGGGGCGATGGTAAGTTTCTTGATGGTAATGATGTTGTGTGTGTTGCGATCGCGCCGAGATTTACGTTATTGCCTTGGTGTTGGTATTAGTTTTGGGCTGATTTGCCTGACTCAAGGATTGCTAGGTGTATTACTGGGTGCGATCGCGATCGTATTTCTGTTTTGGGATACGCCAAGACTGCTCACTTGTTACTATCTGTGGATAGCAATCTTCATTGGTATTCTACCTGTAGCTACTTGGTATAGTGCCCAACTAATTCACTATGGTTACACCTTCGCCCAAGTTGGGCTTGTAAACCCATCACTAGGTCGAATTGGCTCATTTGTAGAGGGGAACCCTGAACCACCTTGGTACTATGTTATTGAACTTTTCAAATACACATGGCCGTGGCTATTATTCTTACCGCAAACTATCCGCTTAACTTGGGAAAATCGCAACCTTAGTTGGGCAAAACTAGTAATGGCGTGGAGTGGTGTTTATCTGCTGGTAATTTCTTTCATGATTACCAAAGTTCCCTGGTATTTATTCCCGATTTACCCTAGTTTAGCTTTAGCTTTTGGTATTCAATTATCTGATACAGAAAATTCGCCTTTACTCTCATCCTATCCCCGTGCTTGGGTTGCTGGTTTGGCGATACTTGCTGTAGCTGCTTCTGCTGGTAGCATTTATTTTAGTTGGGGTACAACACCAAAAACAGACTTACAACTAATTTTTGTAGCAGTAGCTTTAACTATGACCTTAGCAGCTATTTTGGCAGAACGAGGTGATGGGCAATTTCTGAAGATTTTGTTTTGGGGAAGTTATATTTCGCTGCTACTGTTAATGAAATCTAACTACTGGGTTTGGGAATTATCTGAAGCTTATCCAGTTAAACCAGTCGCTGCGATGATCGTGCGGGCAAATCCAGCTACGAGGAAGATTTACACATCTTTTCCCTATCATCGTCCCTCATTGGATTTTTATAGCGATCGCACCATCATTCCCGCTTCTGTTGGCGAACTCGAATATTATTGGCACTACAACGGCCAACCCTACTTTCTCCTTCATGCATCTGCTTTCAACAATCTCGAACTAGAGTCGATGAAGCTAGTTGACGAAGCTGAAGGCTGGAAGTTAGTTACAAAAGATACTAATCGATTGTAA
- a CDS encoding DUF3303 domain-containing protein produces MVVERFKDGKAKEIYRRFQEKGRMMPEGLKYLDSWVEVNFDRCFQLMECDDLRLFQEWIFHWQDLVEFEIIPIVPSKETAEVVTNTISL; encoded by the coding sequence ATGGTGGTTGAGCGATTTAAGGATGGCAAGGCTAAAGAGATATACCGCCGATTTCAAGAGAAAGGGCGCATGATGCCTGAAGGTTTGAAGTACTTAGATAGCTGGGTTGAGGTCAATTTTGATCGTTGCTTTCAACTGATGGAATGTGACGATCTACGTTTATTTCAGGAGTGGATATTCCACTGGCAGGATCTTGTTGAATTCGAGATAATTCCTATCGTTCCGTCGAAAGAGACAGCAGAGGTAGTTACTAACACCATTTCTTTGTGA
- a CDS encoding zinc-dependent alcohol dehydrogenase → MLAALLYGQENLRLEQVPDPTPAAGEVVIQVGAATTCGTDLKVWRRGGHAKMLIPPTLFGHEGAGRIVALGAGVTNWQVGDRIVANNSAPCMKCFFCQRQEYSLCPNLTWNNGTFAEYLKIPAPIVQHNLLQIPDELSWELAAMTEPLACVLHGIARSNVKAKDTVVVLGDGAIGLMFVAALSDKAEVLLWGGNHHRLEIGQKLGATQTFNYHQIPDIPSVVKELTQGWGADVVIEATGVPSVWESAIASARPGATVNLFGGCPRDTSITVNTEQLHYSELTLKGVFHNTPEYVRQALALIASRKIPFELLISGQRPLKDLEQVFCEMKARQVIKVAMIP, encoded by the coding sequence TTGTTAGCAGCGTTACTTTATGGACAAGAAAATTTACGCCTAGAGCAAGTTCCTGACCCCACTCCGGCGGCTGGCGAAGTTGTAATTCAAGTAGGCGCAGCAACAACTTGTGGTACAGATTTAAAAGTCTGGCGGCGTGGTGGTCATGCCAAAATGCTGATACCGCCAACCCTGTTTGGTCACGAAGGTGCTGGGCGAATTGTTGCCTTGGGAGCAGGGGTTACAAATTGGCAAGTGGGCGATCGCATCGTCGCAAATAATTCCGCACCTTGCATGAAATGCTTTTTTTGTCAACGCCAAGAGTATTCATTATGTCCAAATTTGACATGGAATAACGGGACTTTTGCGGAATACTTGAAAATTCCCGCACCGATAGTACAGCATAACTTGTTGCAGATTCCCGATGAGTTGTCGTGGGAATTAGCAGCCATGACGGAACCCTTAGCTTGTGTATTGCATGGTATAGCCCGTTCTAACGTCAAAGCCAAAGATACAGTAGTTGTCTTAGGGGATGGAGCGATCGGGTTGATGTTTGTGGCGGCGTTGAGTGACAAAGCTGAGGTGTTGCTGTGGGGAGGTAATCACCACAGGCTAGAAATTGGTCAAAAATTGGGTGCAACCCAAACCTTTAATTATCATCAAATCCCGGATATTCCCAGTGTAGTGAAAGAACTTACCCAAGGATGGGGCGCAGATGTAGTGATTGAAGCAACTGGTGTACCAAGTGTTTGGGAAAGTGCGATCGCCTCTGCCCGTCCCGGTGCAACAGTAAACTTATTCGGTGGATGTCCACGGGATACCAGCATTACTGTCAACACAGAACAGCTACACTATAGTGAACTTACCCTCAAAGGCGTATTTCATAATACACCAGAGTATGTGCGGCAGGCGCTGGCACTGATCGCTAGTCGCAAAATTCCCTTTGAGTTACTTATTAGTGGACAGCGGCCATTAAAAGATTTAGAACAGGTGTTTTGTGAGATGAAGGCGCGGCAAGTTATTAAGGTAGCGATGATTCCTTAG
- a CDS encoding glycosyltransferase family 4 protein codes for MKIAQVAPLWERVPPPNYGGIELVVSRLTDELVRRGHEVTLFASGDSQTLAYLEAVYPQALRLDPNIKEYAVYEMLELSQVYQSAAQFDIIHSHVGISALALASLITTTSTVHTLHNDFTRDNRHVFNYHKKQPYVSISNSQRQIDLNYIDTIYNGIELADYPFVVQPSEPPYLAFLGRFSPEKGPQNAIAIAKQGGLPLKMAGKVDVQDSKFFEQEITPLIDGQQIEYLGEINHAEKTELLGNAAITLFPISWQEPFGLVMIESMATGTPVIAMNFGSVPEVIAHGKTGFICKSYAEMAAMIPLALELNRQTCRKHVENNFSVSQMVDGYEAVYRQIIKDRIESNGCVCAANIQF; via the coding sequence ATGAAAATCGCTCAAGTTGCCCCCTTATGGGAAAGGGTTCCACCTCCTAATTATGGAGGAATAGAACTGGTAGTGAGTCGCTTGACTGATGAACTTGTTCGTCGCGGTCATGAGGTAACCTTATTTGCCTCTGGCGATTCTCAAACTTTGGCTTATTTAGAAGCAGTTTATCCACAGGCATTGCGCTTAGATCCAAATATCAAAGAGTATGCAGTGTACGAAATGCTAGAACTAAGCCAAGTTTACCAGAGTGCTGCCCAATTCGATATTATCCATTCCCATGTAGGGATTTCGGCATTAGCTTTAGCGAGTTTGATAACAACAACTTCTACAGTGCATACCCTGCACAATGATTTTACAAGGGATAACCGCCACGTATTTAATTACCACAAAAAGCAACCTTATGTCAGCATTAGTAACTCGCAGCGTCAAATCGATCTCAATTATATTGACACGATTTATAACGGAATTGAGCTAGCAGATTATCCATTCGTAGTCCAACCTTCAGAACCGCCGTATTTGGCATTTTTAGGTCGTTTTTCGCCAGAGAAAGGGCCACAAAATGCGATCGCTATTGCTAAACAGGGTGGTTTGCCCTTGAAGATGGCAGGAAAGGTTGATGTTCAAGACTCTAAGTTTTTTGAACAAGAGATTACCCCGCTCATAGATGGTCAGCAAATCGAATATCTAGGTGAAATCAACCACGCCGAAAAGACTGAACTTCTGGGCAATGCTGCCATAACTCTTTTTCCTATTAGCTGGCAAGAACCTTTTGGGTTAGTAATGATTGAATCAATGGCAACTGGTACACCAGTAATTGCTATGAATTTCGGTTCTGTACCTGAAGTGATTGCCCACGGTAAAACAGGTTTTATCTGCAAAAGCTATGCAGAAATGGCGGCAATGATTCCATTAGCTTTGGAACTCAATCGTCAAACCTGTAGAAAACACGTAGAAAACAACTTTAGTGTTAGCCAAATGGTTGACGGATATGAAGCTGTTTACAGACAAATTATAAAAGACCGCATAGAATCGAATGGCTGCGTTTGTGCAGCTAACATTCAGTTTTAA
- the xth gene encoding exodeoxyribonuclease III, which yields MKIATWNVNSIRTRLEQVIDWLTTNPVDVLCLQETKVVDAEFPRSPFEQLGYNLYVSGQKSYNGVAIISRQPLVDVSRGFRAILPDLHHEWDEQKRVITGVIDGVRIVNLYVPNGAAVGTEKYEYKLRWLTALHEYLRLLVLSEPAICVCGDFNIALEDKDIHEQVSTENHIMATEAERQALRDILKLGFADAFRKFTTEGGNYSWWDYRAAAFRRNLGWRIDHHYLTPILYERATSCIIDVAPRKLAQPSDHTPVIVEF from the coding sequence ATGAAAATCGCTACTTGGAATGTCAACTCAATTCGCACTCGTCTAGAACAGGTTATCGATTGGTTAACTACCAATCCTGTTGATGTTCTGTGCTTGCAAGAAACCAAAGTTGTGGATGCCGAGTTTCCGCGATCGCCTTTTGAGCAGTTAGGCTATAACCTTTATGTATCAGGACAAAAATCTTATAACGGCGTAGCCATAATTAGCCGCCAGCCACTGGTAGACGTAAGTAGAGGGTTTAGGGCGATTTTGCCAGATTTACACCACGAATGGGATGAGCAAAAGCGGGTGATTACAGGTGTTATTGATGGTGTTCGGATTGTTAACTTATATGTTCCCAATGGTGCAGCAGTAGGAACTGAAAAATATGAATACAAATTACGCTGGTTGACAGCGCTACACGAGTATTTGCGATTATTGGTGTTATCAGAACCTGCAATTTGTGTGTGCGGTGATTTCAACATCGCCCTAGAAGATAAGGATATTCACGAGCAAGTGAGTACAGAAAATCACATTATGGCAACAGAAGCAGAGCGCCAAGCCTTACGGGATATCCTGAAATTGGGATTTGCTGATGCTTTTCGCAAATTCACCACAGAAGGCGGAAATTATAGCTGGTGGGATTATCGCGCCGCCGCCTTCCGTCGTAACTTAGGCTGGCGGATTGACCATCACTATCTCACACCAATTCTGTATGAGCGTGCTACAAGTTGCATTATAGATGTCGCGCCTAGAAAATTAGCCCAACCTAGCGACCATACGCCGGTAATTGTGGAATTTTGA
- the cas2 gene encoding CRISPR-associated endonuclease Cas2: protein MYIVVSYDIPEDKRRTKIHSVLKSYGQWMQLSVFECDITPTQYAKLRSRLAKLIKPDTDSVRFYFLCGCCQRKVERIGGEQPRDETIFFAESPSG, encoded by the coding sequence ATGTATATTGTTGTCAGCTACGACATTCCAGAAGATAAACGTCGGACTAAAATTCATTCGGTTCTCAAGTCTTACGGACAATGGATGCAACTGAGTGTGTTTGAATGTGATATCACTCCCACTCAGTATGCTAAACTGCGATCGCGTTTAGCTAAATTAATAAAACCCGACACTGACAGTGTGCGTTTTTATTTCCTCTGTGGCTGTTGTCAGAGAAAAGTCGAACGCATTGGTGGAGAACAGCCACGAGACGAAACAATTTTCTTTGCTGAGTCCCCTTCTGGCTAG
- the cas1d gene encoding type I-D CRISPR-associated endonuclease Cas1d, which translates to MGTLYVTQADAFIGKVDERLTVKAEQKTILEIPLIKIEGIVVLGRATISPAVVSELLERHICLTFLTQNGRYLGRLEPEVTKNIFVRKAQWQAVGESEPAIHLVRGFVRGKLKNYRHSLLRTQREHPDIDLNNNITRLENAIAPIEKTSSIDSLRGLEGAGSAAYFGCFQQLIKTSEFRFEARRRRPPTDPVNALLSFGYSLLRHDVQSALNIVGFDPYLGYLHVERYGRPSLALDLMEEFRPLIVDAVVLSLINKRSLTLADFTTEPLSGAVSLTKEGLHTFLRAYQQKKLSNFKHPVMGNKCTYQESFEIQARLLSKYLMNEIDKYPPLILK; encoded by the coding sequence ATGGGAACACTTTACGTAACACAAGCCGATGCTTTTATCGGTAAAGTTGACGAACGTCTCACCGTCAAAGCTGAACAAAAAACAATCTTAGAGATCCCTTTAATTAAAATAGAGGGAATTGTAGTACTAGGACGGGCTACTATTTCTCCCGCCGTCGTCAGTGAACTTTTAGAACGTCACATTTGTTTAACATTTCTCACACAAAACGGAAGATATTTAGGACGTTTAGAACCAGAAGTTACCAAAAATATCTTTGTTCGGAAAGCCCAATGGCAAGCTGTGGGAGAATCAGAACCAGCAATACATTTAGTCAGAGGATTTGTGCGAGGTAAATTGAAAAATTACCGCCATAGCTTACTTCGCACTCAGCGAGAACATCCTGATATTGACTTGAATAATAACATCACTCGATTGGAAAACGCGATCGCACCAATCGAAAAAACTAGCAGTATTGATTCCCTCAGAGGCTTAGAAGGTGCTGGTAGTGCAGCCTATTTTGGTTGCTTTCAACAACTAATCAAAACCTCAGAATTTCGCTTTGAAGCCAGACGCCGCCGCCCACCAACCGATCCAGTTAACGCCCTACTGAGTTTTGGGTATTCATTGCTACGCCATGATGTGCAAAGTGCTTTAAATATTGTCGGCTTCGATCCCTATCTAGGATACTTACACGTTGAGCGTTATGGTAGACCTTCCCTAGCCTTAGACTTAATGGAAGAATTTCGTCCTTTAATAGTCGATGCTGTAGTGTTGTCGCTGATTAACAAGCGATCGCTAACCCTAGCTGACTTTACCACCGAACCGCTCAGTGGTGCCGTGTCTTTAACTAAAGAAGGATTGCATACATTTCTTCGCGCCTACCAACAGAAGAAACTATCGAATTTCAAACATCCAGTCATGGGAAACAAATGCACCTACCAAGAATCTTTTGAAATTCAAGCGAGGTTATTAAGTAAATACCTCATGAACGAAATCGATAAATATCCCCCTTTAATTCTCAAATAA
- the cas4 gene encoding CRISPR-associated protein Cas4, with protein sequence MNQTEYISIAALNQYAYCPHRCWRMFCAGEFNDNQYTIEGTTLHDRVHTTSDIQRGETWQIRAIWLKSEQYKLIGKSDLIEAESGEVYPVEYKRGRKGEWDNDELQVCAQALCLEEMTGQPVTTGYIYYAHSHQRQLVEINAELRQSAIATIQSVTNLLETGAMPKPVYSKRCQGCSLYSQCLPKATDKVKSYQEVN encoded by the coding sequence ATGAACCAAACTGAATATATTTCTATTGCAGCATTGAATCAATATGCCTATTGTCCGCATCGCTGTTGGCGGATGTTTTGTGCAGGAGAATTTAACGATAATCAATATACAATTGAAGGCACAACTTTACACGATCGCGTCCACACCACAAGCGATATACAGCGAGGAGAAACTTGGCAAATTAGAGCAATTTGGCTAAAGTCTGAGCAATATAAACTCATCGGCAAATCTGATTTAATTGAAGCCGAATCAGGTGAAGTTTATCCAGTGGAATATAAACGGGGGCGAAAAGGCGAATGGGATAACGATGAGTTACAAGTTTGTGCCCAAGCCTTATGTTTAGAAGAGATGACAGGACAACCTGTTACTACTGGATATATCTATTATGCCCACTCCCATCAACGGCAATTAGTAGAGATTAATGCAGAGTTACGGCAAAGTGCGATCGCTACTATTCAATCTGTGACAAATCTCCTAGAAACAGGAGCAATGCCAAAACCAGTCTACAGCAAACGCTGCCAAGGATGCAGTCTTTATTCGCAATGTTTGCCCAAAGCAACCGATAAAGTCAAAAGTTATCAAGAAGTCAATTAA